From the Theobroma cacao cultivar B97-61/B2 chromosome 2, Criollo_cocoa_genome_V2, whole genome shotgun sequence genome, one window contains:
- the LOC18609444 gene encoding uncharacterized protein LOC18609444 encodes MPRGPVPQTRINRNLIERERRSQMKVLCSNLFALLPPHPTKMSIHELVERATIYVNQLQQRTEELKQMKAQLEEGQSTATRISPVINITDLDSTIQVNLVAGTDMNFALCDIISILEEEGAQVLSATYHNVRNKVVLSLHSQAAYSRIGIQNSRVRDRLKRLQIS; translated from the exons ATGCCAAGAGGTCCTGTACCCCAAACAAGAATCAACCGAAATTTGATAGAAAGAGAACGAAGATCACAAATGAAAGTTCTCTGTTCGAATCTCTTCGCTCTCCTTCCTCCTCACCCAACCAAG ATGTCGATTCATGAGCTCGTGGAGCGTGCCACCATTTATGTGAACCAACTGCAACAACGAACGGAGGAACTCAAGCAAATGAAAGCGCAGCTAGAAGAGGGGCAGTCGACTGCAACAAGAATATCCCCAGTTATAAATATAACAGATCTCGATTCTACTATCCAAGTAAATTTAGTCGCTGGGACGGATATGAATTTCGCGTTATGTGACATTATCAGTATCCTTGAGGAAGAAGGAGCGCAAGTTCTAAGTGCAACTTATCATAATGTACGGAATAAGGTCGTCCTTTCACTTCATTCTCAG GCTGCATATTCAAGAATTGGCATTCAGAATTCCAGAGTGCGTGACAGATTGAAGAGATTGCAGATTTCTTGA
- the LOC18609445 gene encoding uncharacterized protein LOC18609445 produces the protein MRLRNLYSQLSSLLPPQPRKMSTHDVLEQATLYINQLRKRVEELKQMKLQLQECKGATETTSGPTISPVINISDLDSTLEVNLITGWDGKFKLSDIIKVLMEEGAEVKTVAANHNAGDRTIYSICCRAINSRIGIATSRVQERLQDLIS, from the exons ATGCGTTTGAGAAATCTCTATTCGCAGCTCTCTTCTCTCCTTCCTCCTCAACCAAGGAAG ATGTCGACTCACGATGTGTTGGAGCAAGCCACCCTGTACATAAACCAGCTGCGGAAACGAGTGGAAGAACTCAAGCAAATGAAGTTGCAACTACAGGAGTGCAAAGGAGCAACTGAAACGACAAGCGGACCAACTATATCCCCAGTTATAAATATATCAGATTTGGATTCTACTCTGGAAGTAAATTTAATTACAGGGTGGGATGGGAAGTTCAAATTAAGCGACATTATAAAAGTTCTCATGGAAGAAGGAGCAGAAGTTAAAACGGTTGCTGCAAACCATAATGCAGGAGACAGGACCATCTATTCAATTTGTTGCCGG GCTATTAATTCTAGAATTGGCATTGCGACATCAAGAGTGCAGGAGAGATTGCAGGATCTGATTTCTTGA